From a single Nostoc edaphicum CCNP1411 genomic region:
- a CDS encoding cytochrome c has product MTEQTNPTLLPTSIKGVFQRIWVVIVGIVAVAVFFLWPVLSNSPVDYADIENHFKYGSIGSEPINGIPYWIWKVLPELFPDKLPGQGYNSLGFIKEADKDLPVGFSQRRVFIDRVGLNCAVCHTGTLRNTPNSEHQVMTTMPANVLNLQGYIKFLSAVGVDERFTANRMLPEIEKISGGLNPIEKLLYRFIAIPQTRDALINQAYRLKFVEEQPDWGPGRVDTFNPYKAIQFHFPMDKLREDELIGTSDFPSIWNQKPREGLQLHWDGNNTSVDERNKSAALGTGVTPTTIDLPRIQRVADWLWELPPPKYPYEVNETLAVTGKPLFESNCASCHAFGGTDIGKVVPIQEIGTDPHRLDSFTYETISNQNTLYAGYPWRFKSFRKTNGYANMPLDGVWLRGPYLHNGSVPTLRDLLEKPENRPQEFYRGYDVIDREKVGFVSDVAEENGKNYFKFDTKLDGNSNSGHLYGVDLSPEEKDAIVEYMKKL; this is encoded by the coding sequence ATGACTGAACAAACAAACCCTACCCTACTTCCGACCTCAATTAAGGGAGTATTCCAGCGGATTTGGGTGGTGATTGTAGGCATTGTAGCAGTAGCAGTATTTTTCCTTTGGCCTGTTTTATCTAACTCCCCAGTGGATTATGCTGACATAGAAAACCACTTTAAATATGGTTCCATCGGCAGCGAACCCATCAATGGCATCCCTTACTGGATTTGGAAAGTTTTACCAGAATTATTCCCAGATAAATTACCCGGACAAGGTTATAATTCTTTGGGATTTATCAAAGAAGCTGACAAAGATTTACCTGTAGGTTTTTCGCAACGGCGAGTCTTTATTGATCGAGTTGGGTTAAATTGTGCTGTATGTCATACAGGAACACTGCGAAATACCCCTAATAGTGAACATCAAGTCATGACTACGATGCCTGCTAATGTGCTGAATTTGCAGGGATATATCAAATTTTTATCAGCAGTTGGTGTGGATGAGCGCTTTACTGCTAACCGGATGTTACCAGAAATTGAAAAAATTAGTGGTGGTCTTAATCCCATTGAAAAATTACTTTATCGCTTCATTGCAATTCCCCAAACTAGAGATGCACTAATTAATCAGGCATATCGACTTAAGTTTGTGGAAGAACAACCAGATTGGGGGCCAGGAAGAGTAGATACTTTTAATCCTTATAAAGCAATTCAATTCCATTTCCCAATGGATAAATTGCGTGAAGATGAACTAATTGGTACTTCTGATTTTCCCTCAATTTGGAATCAAAAACCCCGCGAGGGATTGCAGTTACATTGGGATGGTAATAACACATCTGTTGATGAACGTAATAAAAGTGCAGCCTTAGGAACTGGAGTCACACCCACAACAATTGATTTGCCTCGAATTCAGAGAGTTGCTGATTGGCTGTGGGAACTACCACCACCCAAATATCCTTATGAAGTTAACGAAACTTTAGCGGTCACAGGAAAACCACTTTTTGAAAGTAATTGTGCTAGTTGTCACGCTTTTGGTGGTACGGATATAGGCAAAGTTGTACCAATTCAAGAAATTGGTACAGACCCTCATCGCCTAGATTCATTTACCTATGAAACCATCTCTAACCAAAATACGCTGTATGCAGGTTATCCGTGGCGCTTTAAGAGTTTTCGCAAGACTAATGGCTATGCGAATATGCCTCTTGATGGTGTTTGGTTACGCGGCCCTTATTTGCACAATGGTTCAGTTCCTACCTTACGGGATTTACTAGAAAAACCAGAGAACAGACCACAAGAATTTTATCGGGGCTACGACGTTATCGATAGAGAAAAAGTTGGTTTTGTCTCTGATGTAGCCGAAGAAAATGGCAAAAATTACTTCAAGTTTGATACAAAACTTGATGGTAACAGTAATAGCGGTCACTTATACGGCGTTGATCTTTCCCCAGAAGAAAAAGATGCGATCGTTGAGTACATGAAGAAACTTTGA
- a CDS encoding DUF389 domain-containing protein, which translates to MGNNIRDRFKNFRRRGSQPEQLQQLQTDLLAESTLDSAYIILIISSCAIATLGLLSNSAAVIIGAMIIAPLMLPIRGLAFGALQADITLFRKGIIAVAVGTILAVAIAWTLGWLVGLPSYGSEILARSRPTLLDLGIAVAAGGISGYAKVETKISTSLAGTAIAVALMPPICVIGLGLAQGNWSLSFGATLLYLTNLLGIALSCMVTFVVVGYTSMARARQPLIWTMALTAILVIPLGVSFARLVRQAQLENSLRRALLNRTVTFGRLQLLNSNTNWLTNPPEVRLSVRAREPVTPRQVELLEEFIEREMGQPFTLIFEVGQVEEIRRSEPTR; encoded by the coding sequence TTGGGTAATAACATTCGAGACCGCTTTAAAAATTTCCGCCGTCGGGGTTCGCAGCCGGAACAACTCCAACAGCTACAAACAGACTTGCTGGCAGAATCGACTCTAGACTCAGCTTACATAATTTTGATTATTAGCTCCTGTGCGATCGCTACTTTAGGTTTATTGTCTAATAGTGCGGCCGTGATTATTGGCGCGATGATTATTGCCCCTCTAATGTTGCCGATTCGTGGGTTAGCTTTTGGTGCTTTGCAAGCAGATATTACATTATTCCGCAAAGGAATAATTGCTGTAGCAGTGGGGACTATATTAGCGGTTGCGATCGCCTGGACTCTGGGTTGGCTAGTAGGGTTGCCCAGCTACGGTAGCGAGATCCTGGCTAGATCAAGACCAACATTATTAGATTTGGGAATTGCGGTAGCGGCTGGCGGTATCAGTGGCTACGCAAAAGTTGAGACGAAAATCTCTACTAGTTTAGCGGGAACTGCGATCGCTGTTGCTCTTATGCCTCCCATCTGTGTCATTGGTTTAGGCTTGGCACAAGGAAATTGGTCACTCAGTTTCGGAGCAACCCTACTTTATCTCACCAACTTGCTGGGTATCGCCCTCTCCTGTATGGTGACATTCGTGGTAGTAGGTTACACTTCAATGGCGCGGGCCCGTCAACCCCTAATTTGGACTATGGCTTTGACGGCTATTTTGGTAATTCCCTTGGGAGTAAGTTTTGCCAGACTTGTACGACAGGCACAACTAGAAAATAGTCTACGACGGGCATTATTAAACCGAACTGTCACTTTTGGACGCTTGCAGTTGCTCAACAGTAATACCAACTGGTTGACAAATCCTCCAGAAGTCCGTTTGAGTGTCCGGGCAAGGGAACCTGTCACACCTCGGCAAGTAGAATTATTAGAAGAATTTATTGAACGAGAGATGGGGCAACCATTCACTCTCATTTTTGAAGTTGGTCAAGTAGAGGAAATTCGACGTTCTGAACCCACACGCTGA
- a CDS encoding lipase/acyltransferase domain-containing protein has protein sequence MRYLPIIFVRGYAGTQKDVEQTVNDPFYGFNSGSTHIRVDQKENPQKFVFESPLLRLMTDHGYQPIVDNQNVRNQIQRLSGQLHKTIWIYRFYDVTTPSFGSSSVVRQEMEEIAKGLRDLIKNVKRTTGADKVYLVAHSMGGLVCRSLIQKIYPEKGEQAVDHIDKFFTYGTPHGGIYFEVGSGLLEELRDRFQLNNSDDFGPQRMYQYLTPYVKPTDKLPNNFQLEKLQSIESAFSPNRVFSLIGTNAHDYEEALGLSRKAVGVKSDGLVQIDKAYITGSHRAYIHRAHGGRYGILNSEEGYQNLQRFLFGDIQVKLSLSNVDLKEQNKNFYQLETRVALRGLPTPIYEQAIAHYCPITQELTRTDKPVPLFTAFLIPKNSASDNNVCRYALRLALHSFTKQETNWLRDSHLDQVPLWTDYLITDVLATDGTYKAKYSWNSNDKEPVTNLNPTSESSSNVYVAYVPLPERGQRVLGQNVAVRLEISRWQ, from the coding sequence ATGCGGTATTTACCAATAATCTTTGTTCGTGGATATGCAGGTACACAAAAAGATGTTGAACAAACAGTTAATGATCCATTTTATGGGTTCAATAGTGGTTCAACACATATTCGAGTAGACCAGAAAGAAAATCCCCAAAAGTTTGTTTTTGAGAGTCCCTTGCTGCGGCTAATGACCGATCATGGTTATCAACCGATTGTTGATAATCAGAATGTGAGGAATCAGATTCAAAGATTGTCTGGTCAACTTCATAAAACTATTTGGATCTACCGATTTTATGATGTAACTACACCTAGTTTTGGCTCCTCAAGTGTAGTTCGTCAGGAGATGGAGGAGATAGCTAAAGGTTTAAGAGACTTGATTAAAAATGTCAAGCGAACGACGGGTGCAGATAAAGTTTATCTTGTCGCCCACTCAATGGGAGGTCTTGTTTGTCGCAGCTTGATTCAAAAGATTTATCCAGAAAAAGGTGAGCAAGCTGTCGATCACATTGATAAATTCTTTACCTACGGTACACCTCATGGTGGCATTTATTTTGAAGTCGGAAGTGGCTTGCTGGAAGAACTGAGGGACAGGTTTCAATTGAATAATTCTGATGATTTTGGCCCCCAAAGGATGTACCAGTATTTAACGCCTTATGTTAAGCCAACCGATAAATTACCTAATAATTTTCAACTAGAAAAGTTACAAAGTATAGAAAGCGCATTTTCGCCAAACCGCGTCTTTTCTCTAATCGGCACTAATGCACATGATTATGAAGAGGCTTTGGGTCTTTCACGAAAGGCTGTCGGGGTGAAAAGTGATGGTTTAGTTCAGATTGACAAAGCCTACATCACGGGATCTCATCGTGCATATATTCATCGCGCTCATGGTGGGCGTTATGGTATATTAAACTCGGAAGAAGGTTATCAAAATCTGCAACGCTTTTTGTTCGGTGATATTCAGGTGAAACTGTCTCTGAGTAATGTCGATCTAAAAGAACAGAACAAGAATTTTTATCAACTAGAAACTAGGGTTGCTTTGCGTGGCCTTCCTACTCCTATATATGAGCAAGCGATCGCTCATTATTGCCCAATCACACAAGAGTTAACCAGAACCGATAAACCCGTTCCTCTGTTTACAGCCTTTTTAATCCCAAAAAACTCAGCTAGTGATAATAATGTGTGTAGATATGCCCTACGTTTAGCACTACATTCTTTCACAAAACAAGAGACGAATTGGTTACGTGACAGCCATCTCGACCAAGTGCCTTTGTGGACTGACTATCTAATTACTGATGTTCTCGCAACAGATGGCACATACAAGGCTAAATACAGTTGGAATTCCAATGACAAAGAGCCAGTAACGAACTTAAATCCCACTTCAGAATCTAGTTCAAATGTATATGTTGCATACGTTCCCCTACCTGAACGTGGGCAAAGAGTCTTAGGTCAAAATGTGGCAGTCCGCTTGGAAATCTCACGATGGCAATAA
- a CDS encoding SDR family NAD(P)-dependent oxidoreductase — MQSNRKQTALITGASGGIGYEFAKLFAQDGYNLVLVARSVDKLNKIADEFKNKFGIVVKVISKDLSNPSAPEEIFTELEQASIRVDVLVNNAGFATYGLFHEIDLNAEMQMLQVNVVCLTHLTKLFLKGMVKRGSGKILNVASTAAFQPGPLMAVYYASKAYVLSFTEAIANELEDTGVSVTALCPGPTESGFQQRAAMEDSKLVSGQKIMTAETVAQIGYRGLLENKTVVVPGIKNKLLAESVRFTPRKLVTKLVRNMQESK, encoded by the coding sequence ATGCAGAGTAATCGCAAACAAACGGCTCTTATTACTGGTGCATCTGGCGGCATCGGTTATGAATTTGCAAAGTTATTTGCTCAGGATGGTTACAATCTTGTGTTGGTAGCTAGAAGCGTGGACAAGCTGAATAAAATCGCTGATGAATTTAAAAATAAATTTGGCATTGTTGTCAAAGTTATTTCCAAGGATTTATCAAATCCATCAGCCCCAGAAGAAATTTTCACTGAGCTAGAACAAGCATCTATCAGAGTTGATGTGCTGGTAAACAATGCTGGGTTTGCTACCTACGGATTATTTCACGAAATTGACCTGAATGCTGAAATGCAAATGCTACAGGTTAATGTTGTATGTCTCACACATTTAACCAAGTTATTCCTTAAGGGTATGGTGAAGCGGGGGTCTGGAAAAATATTAAACGTGGCTTCGACTGCTGCTTTTCAACCAGGGCCGCTGATGGCAGTATACTACGCTAGTAAAGCTTATGTATTATCGTTCACAGAAGCGATCGCAAATGAGTTAGAAGATACAGGTGTTTCTGTAACAGCGCTTTGTCCAGGGCCTACCGAATCTGGTTTTCAACAAAGAGCCGCAATGGAAGACTCAAAGCTAGTAAGCGGTCAAAAAATTATGACTGCGGAAACAGTAGCCCAAATCGGCTATCGTGGTCTATTAGAAAACAAAACTGTTGTCGTTCCTGGAATTAAAAATAAGCTCCTTGCTGAATCTGTAAGATTTACTCCCAGAAAGCTAGTGACTAAACTAGTCAGAAATATGCAGGAAAGCAAATAA
- a CDS encoding c-type cytochrome, with protein sequence MAILKSKLGKIITSIAVVIVLLFGVVGYVGWYNLFREVPSEVYELPEDHFKYGSIGTEQAQGVPYWIWLVLPRIFPDKLPGPGGYTSLGITWEEGKELPVGFSKKTIGFPRVGITCAVCHHATYRENLKDKPTIIAAGPANRFDSQGYIRFLGNAASDPRFEPDYILDEIKYSHEFSWLENLLYRFIIIPQTKKGLLQQSADFAWTDSRPNWGPGRIDPFNPVKFTTLKLPKDDTIGNSDMMPLWNQKQHQNFALHWDGLETSLRETVQTGAIGDGATKESLPVEDLQRVEDYISELPPPKYPFAVDEQLATQGKAIFNNTCASCHAFGGERTGKVIPVEEVGTDRHRLDMWTQQAADTYNKFGDGYSWDFNQLRKTNGYVSVSLDGLWLRAPYLHNGSVPSLQDLLEKPENRPQSFYRGFDVYDQNKVGFISEGEEAQRVGFKYDISVPGNSNQGHIYGTDLPVKDKQALVEYLKTL encoded by the coding sequence ATGGCAATACTTAAGTCAAAATTAGGGAAAATAATCACCTCAATTGCTGTAGTTATTGTCCTTCTTTTTGGGGTTGTGGGTTATGTGGGATGGTACAACCTTTTCCGCGAAGTTCCTAGCGAAGTTTATGAGTTACCGGAGGATCATTTTAAATATGGTTCTATTGGTACAGAACAAGCGCAAGGTGTACCGTATTGGATTTGGTTAGTATTACCACGCATATTTCCCGATAAGCTACCAGGCCCAGGCGGTTATACTTCTCTGGGAATTACCTGGGAAGAAGGTAAAGAGCTACCAGTCGGTTTTTCTAAAAAAACAATCGGGTTTCCCAGAGTTGGGATAACTTGTGCTGTTTGTCATCATGCTACTTATCGAGAAAACCTTAAAGATAAGCCAACAATTATTGCAGCTGGACCTGCTAATAGATTTGATTCGCAAGGCTATATCCGCTTTCTCGGTAACGCTGCTAGTGACCCCAGATTTGAACCGGATTATATCCTTGATGAAATCAAATATAGTCATGAGTTTAGCTGGTTAGAAAACCTGCTTTATCGTTTTATAATTATTCCCCAAACCAAAAAAGGGCTGCTACAACAAAGTGCAGACTTTGCTTGGACTGATTCTCGTCCTAATTGGGGGCCAGGTAGAATTGACCCGTTTAATCCTGTGAAGTTCACTACTTTAAAGTTGCCTAAAGATGACACCATTGGTAACTCAGATATGATGCCTCTGTGGAATCAAAAGCAACACCAAAACTTTGCCCTGCATTGGGATGGTTTAGAAACTTCGCTGCGAGAAACGGTGCAGACTGGGGCGATTGGTGACGGTGCAACTAAAGAGTCTCTACCTGTAGAGGATCTCCAACGAGTGGAAGATTATATTTCGGAACTACCGCCTCCTAAATATCCATTTGCAGTTGATGAGCAACTAGCTACACAAGGAAAAGCAATTTTTAACAATACTTGTGCATCTTGTCATGCATTTGGCGGCGAAAGAACTGGTAAGGTGATTCCTGTTGAAGAGGTGGGAACTGACCGCCACCGTCTAGATATGTGGACGCAGCAAGCAGCAGATACTTACAACAAATTTGGTGATGGTTATTCTTGGGACTTCAACCAGTTGCGGAAGACCAATGGTTATGTTTCTGTCTCTCTTGATGGTCTTTGGTTAAGAGCGCCTTATCTCCATAACGGTTCAGTGCCATCCCTACAAGACTTGTTAGAAAAACCGGAGAATCGTCCCCAATCTTTTTATCGAGGATTTGATGTCTATGACCAAAACAAAGTTGGCTTTATTTCCGAAGGAGAAGAAGCGCAACGTGTAGGTTTTAAATATGACATTAGTGTTCCTGGTAATAGTAACCAAGGACATATCTATGGCACTGATTTACCTGTCAAAGATAAACAAGCATTAGTCGAATACTTAAAAACTTTGTAA
- a CDS encoding NADH:flavin oxidoreductase: MLRKILTPNFIAEKTQKTEEQMENDIIFEPLRFRNLTVKNRIFRSSISGRWDNYDGSGTQARINWEEKFARGGVGAIITSFVPVAIRGRIMPNYATIDCDERIPFWRKVGEKVHEYDCKFILQLSHSGRQQDIAGIENSGKKALSSTSQTEPFHGFLCQAMTLTEIKETIQYFADGARRAREAGLDGVELHSANGYLFNQFLSSGINDRQDEYGGSLENRARFLLDVIRAIRKEVGNDFHLQFKISAVDYNNAVTFWEKPGNTIEDSIQVCKWAEEAGADGVHVSTGSLFPHPLNPIGDFNFDVITKTYDAMLSSGIETTRNYILFRKSFLHPIFNLLWNRVKKQLPPQAFSGDDVKDPKIKQLLIENQGRNLLDSREIKKHVNIPVLCTGGLQQASYIRQAINDQYCDGVTMARTLIANNYLVKSFREGKDLADKPCTYCNKCLLNVIENPLGCYEQDRFNSYEEMMEEVMSVFHPTQFANSSK, encoded by the coding sequence GTGCTACGAAAAATTCTGACACCTAATTTTATTGCCGAAAAAACACAAAAGACAGAGGAACAGATGGAAAACGATATTATCTTTGAACCATTGAGATTCCGTAATCTCACAGTAAAAAATCGGATTTTTCGCTCTAGTATTTCTGGAAGATGGGATAACTATGATGGTTCAGGAACCCAAGCCCGAATCAACTGGGAAGAAAAGTTTGCTCGTGGTGGTGTAGGGGCTATTATTACTTCCTTTGTACCAGTCGCCATCCGGGGAAGAATTATGCCCAATTACGCCACCATTGACTGTGATGAACGCATTCCTTTTTGGCGAAAAGTAGGAGAAAAAGTCCACGAATATGACTGTAAATTTATCTTACAATTAAGTCATTCGGGGCGACAGCAGGACATTGCCGGTATAGAAAACTCAGGCAAAAAAGCCTTAAGTTCCACTAGCCAAACTGAGCCATTCCACGGCTTTTTGTGTCAAGCGATGACACTAACAGAAATTAAAGAAACAATCCAATACTTTGCCGATGGTGCTAGACGTGCCCGTGAAGCGGGTTTAGACGGAGTAGAATTGCACAGTGCGAATGGATATCTTTTTAACCAATTTCTCAGTTCTGGAATTAACGATCGCCAAGATGAATATGGTGGATCATTAGAGAATCGAGCGCGGTTTCTGCTAGATGTAATTAGAGCAATTCGTAAAGAAGTAGGTAACGACTTTCATTTACAATTCAAAATTAGTGCCGTTGACTATAACAACGCCGTCACCTTTTGGGAAAAACCAGGTAATACCATAGAAGATTCCATCCAAGTTTGTAAATGGGCAGAAGAAGCCGGGGCTGATGGCGTGCATGTGTCAACTGGTAGTTTATTTCCTCACCCACTCAATCCCATTGGTGATTTTAATTTTGATGTTATTACTAAAACTTATGATGCGATGTTGTCAAGTGGCATTGAAACCACACGCAACTACATTTTATTTCGCAAATCATTTCTGCATCCAATTTTCAATCTTTTATGGAACCGTGTGAAAAAGCAATTACCTCCTCAAGCATTTAGTGGTGATGATGTAAAAGACCCCAAAATTAAGCAGTTATTAATAGAGAACCAAGGCAGAAACTTGCTGGATTCCAGAGAGATTAAAAAGCACGTTAATATTCCCGTATTATGCACTGGTGGTTTACAGCAAGCTTCATATATTCGTCAAGCAATTAATGATCAGTATTGTGATGGCGTCACAATGGCTCGTACCCTAATTGCTAACAATTACCTAGTTAAATCTTTTCGAGAAGGTAAAGACCTAGCAGATAAACCTTGTACCTATTGTAATAAATGTCTACTGAATGTAATTGAAAATCCCTTGGGTTGTTACGAGCAGGATCGCTTTAATAGTTATGAAGAGATGATGGAAGAAGTAATGTCAGTATTTCATCCAACTCAGTTTGCCAATTCATCTAAATAA
- the radC gene encoding RadC family protein gives MTYCLRIADLPTNERPRERLMTHGAKILATAELIAILLGTGQGPGKLSAVGLGQYILSELAKHQRDPLVVLREVSPAELMQISGVGPAKATSILAAIELGKRAFQSRPNDGTLIDSPLAAAATLSQDLMWQIQERFAVVLLDVKNRLLGTQVITIGTATETLASPRDIFREVIRQGATRVIVAHNHPSGNLEPSQEDIELTRQLLAGAQLLGIPVLDHLILGNGNHQSLRELTTLWDEHPQGD, from the coding sequence ATGACCTATTGCCTCAGAATTGCCGACTTACCTACAAATGAGCGTCCGCGTGAGCGATTAATGACGCATGGTGCAAAAATTTTAGCCACAGCAGAGTTAATCGCAATTCTACTAGGCACCGGTCAAGGCCCAGGAAAACTCTCTGCTGTAGGTTTGGGACAATATATCTTGAGCGAATTAGCCAAACACCAACGCGATCCTTTGGTAGTTCTGCGAGAAGTTAGCCCTGCTGAGTTGATGCAAATTTCTGGTGTTGGCCCGGCGAAGGCGACAAGTATTTTAGCAGCAATTGAATTGGGTAAACGCGCTTTTCAATCTCGTCCCAATGACGGCACATTAATCGATAGCCCACTTGCTGCGGCTGCTACCCTCAGTCAAGATTTGATGTGGCAGATACAAGAACGTTTTGCAGTGGTGCTATTAGATGTTAAGAATCGCTTATTGGGTACGCAAGTAATTACCATTGGTACCGCAACCGAAACTCTAGCCTCTCCCCGTGATATTTTTCGAGAAGTTATTCGCCAAGGTGCAACGCGGGTAATAGTTGCCCACAACCACCCTTCTGGGAACCTTGAACCCAGCCAGGAAGATATAGAATTGACGCGTCAGTTGTTAGCAGGGGCGCAGCTTTTGGGCATTCCGGTACTAGATCATCTGATTTTGGGCAATGGCAATCATCAAAGTTTGCGGGAACTAACAACCCTGTGGGATGAGCATCCGCAGGGGGATTAA
- a CDS encoding cation:proton antiporter, giving the protein MVLESAIAEEVITNNLKQFLLVLSVSLGVATLPQIFSWFRNIPYTLLLVIVGLGLALVDVRLVTLSPELILFIFLPPLLFEAAWNLKWSELKRDLVPICLYAVFGVLIAIAGVAIALNQFVGISLTTALLIAASLSATDPVSVTALFRQLGVGSRLTTLMEGESLFNDGMAVVAFGFLVALSLGTVELEFQPILLQLFTVVGIGVGVGAFIGFGISYLTQRFDLPLVEQSLTLVSAYGTYLIIEDLGGSGVIGVVTTGLILGNFGSRIGMNPRTRIIVSEFWEFLAFFVNSIVFLLIGDQIRFASLGENLQIIMVTVVAMILMRAVAILILTRFSTSITKSDISLPEQTILWWGGLRGSVSIALALSVPVTLPEREKIIATVFGVVLFTLLVQGLTIKPLLEKLNLLGDAPLREQYLEFVARHVALERVLEHLQADKRPGIDPEFRRYQETLIKGELADLRIEIDKLQGEYPNLQSFTTEQFRGELLAIEADTYAEFVKSGRLNKELESMLEGVLPNQKEG; this is encoded by the coding sequence ATGGTACTTGAATCCGCGATCGCCGAAGAAGTCATTACAAACAATCTCAAGCAGTTTCTACTGGTACTTTCGGTATCTTTAGGTGTGGCGACACTACCGCAGATATTTAGCTGGTTTCGCAATATCCCTTACACTTTGCTACTGGTGATTGTCGGGTTAGGTTTGGCGTTGGTGGATGTCCGTTTAGTAACCCTTTCTCCCGAATTAATTTTGTTCATTTTTTTACCACCGCTGCTATTTGAAGCCGCATGGAATTTGAAATGGTCAGAACTGAAGCGGGATTTAGTGCCAATTTGCCTGTATGCGGTGTTTGGGGTGTTAATTGCGATCGCCGGAGTAGCGATCGCTCTCAATCAATTCGTTGGTATTTCCTTAACTACAGCTTTACTCATCGCCGCCAGTCTATCTGCCACTGACCCGGTTTCTGTCACCGCTTTGTTCCGCCAACTCGGCGTAGGTAGTCGTCTTACCACCTTAATGGAAGGCGAAAGCCTATTCAATGATGGTATGGCTGTAGTTGCCTTTGGTTTTTTGGTGGCCTTATCTTTGGGAACTGTGGAATTGGAATTCCAGCCAATTTTATTGCAGTTATTTACAGTTGTTGGCATTGGTGTAGGGGTGGGAGCTTTCATTGGATTTGGGATTTCCTACCTCACCCAGCGCTTCGATTTGCCTTTAGTGGAGCAATCCTTAACCCTAGTTTCCGCCTACGGCACTTACCTGATTATCGAAGACTTAGGTGGTTCTGGGGTAATTGGGGTTGTCACCACAGGTTTGATTTTAGGCAACTTTGGCTCTCGTATCGGCATGAATCCCCGCACTCGGATTATTGTCTCCGAATTTTGGGAATTTTTGGCGTTCTTTGTTAACTCCATTGTCTTCTTGCTAATTGGCGACCAAATACGCTTTGCTAGTTTAGGCGAAAACCTGCAAATCATCATGGTGACAGTGGTAGCAATGATTTTGATGCGAGCAGTTGCTATTTTGATTCTCACCAGATTTAGTACTAGCATCACCAAATCGGACATTTCGTTACCAGAACAAACTATCCTCTGGTGGGGAGGATTACGTGGTTCAGTCTCCATTGCCTTAGCATTGAGTGTACCAGTAACATTACCAGAGCGAGAAAAAATCATTGCAACGGTATTTGGAGTAGTTTTATTTACTCTACTTGTCCAAGGATTAACCATCAAACCATTGCTAGAAAAACTCAATTTGCTAGGTGATGCACCCTTACGTGAGCAATATTTAGAATTCGTTGCCCGTCATGTTGCCTTAGAACGCGTTTTAGAACATCTCCAGGCAGACAAACGCCCAGGTATTGACCCAGAGTTTCGCCGTTATCAAGAGACACTAATCAAAGGTGAACTTGCAGATTTACGGATAGAAATTGACAAATTACAGGGTGAATATCCCAATCTTCAGAGCTTTACAACAGAACAATTTCGAGGAGAACTGCTGGCAATTGAGGCAGATACTTATGCAGAATTTGTCAAATCTGGTCGGTTAAATAAAGAATTAGAATCTATGCTTGAGGGTGTTTTGCCAAATCAAAAAGAAGGTTGA